AGTCATTGGAGTACCCTATCCCCTACAGCGATTTGACTGCAAGCTTGCCCCCAGGAGAATACACCATCCAATTCATCTTTACTGATTCAAACCATCACGCTACAGCAAAAGAAACCTTTACTGTCGAATAAGAAGTACCTGTGTCACGAGGTTGTAACTGCCACCCAAAAAACCTATAATAGAATAAGAAGATTTTACCGGCAAAGGTCTACGCGATGAAGTAGACCTTTTCGTTTTTTGCAACAAGTCCCCCCTGAAGCCTGGAGAGCAAGGTGTGAGACTCCAGCGGGGGAGTAACGGTAGATTGAGACCCCGCAGGCAAAGCCGAGGAGGCTCAAGCACCGTCCCGCGGAAAGCGAACACCTGGATCGGAAGGTTGCAGGGAGTTATAGAAACTTTTCAAACACTAATGGATGGTGACAAAAATGGAGCAGTTCGCAGCATGGCTGATAAATACATACCCACTCACTAACGACAACAACAGAAACATCCTAAAAGAAGGCCTAAAACTGTTCCGCCAAGGCAACGTCATACACGCCTACCAAGAAGGATCCAGCATGACCGGAAAAGTACAAGACAACGGCCAAAAACACGTCCTGCTTGACGAAGAAATCGGTGACCTCAGCAGATGTTCATGTGGCGCAACGACCCTATGCCCCCATCAGCTAGCCACCTTTCTTTCCGTTTGGTCACAATCCAAAACAATCGCATCCCTTATCGACGGCTGGAAGGAACAAAGTACGGACAACATCCTTCCAACTTTTGCATCAGCAACAATAAAAAAAGAAGCAACAACCTATGAGGACAGCTCCCTTTCAAGCTGGCTGGAATTTGTCGACTACCAGCATCAACAATATAAAAGCTCCATTCCCAGTAAAAGAACGTATCTGACCGGGCTGACACATGCGTTTTTCCCTAAACTGCGTACACAGGCTCCGAAAAAAGCGGAAATACGTCCATTGTTTTTATTACACGCTTCTCTCTATTGTATGGAACAGGTGATAGACAGCTATGATAGCTCCCAGCCTTATCAATACATCGCTGATATCCTGCACCGTTTTGTAGATACGGTGGAAGAGGAATCAAAAGGCTTGTTTCACAGCGCCATCGCCTTTCAACTTGACTCTTTGCTGAAGGAAAGCAGGCAACTGATCCGTGAAAAGCTGTTGCAACAAGAGGAACCTTTTATAAGAGAAATGTTTTATGTATATCAATTCACCTGGAATGATGTGTTCCAGCGTCGCAATTGGATGTCCTCAGAGCTGAAGGAGCTAGAAGGCGAGACGTCCCTGCAGGCTGAGTTGGCTAAAACCCATTTGTTATTTTTACTAAAAAAAGATGAGGATGCGTTGAAGCTCGTCAAGAAAAACGGCAACCAGTATGCGCCATATCTTTTCCATTGGCTACAATCCCTAGTCTCCACCAAAGCGAAGGACCGATTGGAAAGTTGGCTTGCTATCTCACTGCCGATTGTGACGTCCTATATCCATTCGGAACCGACCTATGACCGCAAAAGGCAACTGACGAAACATTTGCTTAAATTGTTGACGGATTATGCAATGGAAACAAGGCAAGACAAACTTTATAAGGATGCGATGCGCCAGCTGATGCCATATAGTTACGGAGAATATGAATGGTATCTGTTTGAAACGAAAAACTACCGTCAATGGGTGGAGTTGCAGCTTTGGATGGGGTTTGAGCTAAGCGGGTTGGAGGCTTATAAGCTAAAAGAGATAAAGAAAACGGACGCCTATGCGCTTTTCCCGCTCTATCATGTGGCAATAAACAAGGCATTGGAACAGCGCAATAAAACCGCTTATAAAGAGGCTACATCTCTGTTGAAGACCCTACATAGTCTGTATAAAAAAGAGAAACTTGAAGACATCTGGCTTCAGTATTTACTGCAATTAAAAGAAGGAACAAAGCGACTCCGCTCCTTCCAAGAAGAATTAAAAAAGGGAAGATTCAGTTATGATTAATGAGGCGTTATTTGCCAAGTCGAACTACATCGAGGAACGGAATCAGTTTTTTCTGTATGTGAAAATTCGCTCTTCCGTCCTGCCGCCATCTCGTTTCACCCCATTGCTCTTTACCTGGCATGAGGGGTCCTTTTTCGGCTCTGTCCTTGAAGAGTCTACTTATGACGGGATTTCCGGCATATTTTTAAATCCGAGTGACGCACTTGAACTGTATGCCAATAATACCGAGAATTCTTTTATCGAGCTGGAGTGGTGTGATCAGTCGGAACAATATCGCCTTATTGCTCCCACCGTCGCTGATTTGTTGAACGAAAGAGCCTTTCAACCAAGCTTTGCCGCGTGGCAAGAAGGCAAACTTTCGTTTTCTTTAACAAAGGAAGGTCAGGAGATGATTGCACAAAATCCTCTCCTCCCTTCTTATGCCGGTAAAATGGAAGAATGGTTGGACGCCATCATGAAAGATTGGATGGAACGCAAGGAAGAAGGGTACCTCCAAACATACTGGATGGACTATACAAAGGACCCGCGCCAATTAGCAGCGGAAGGTTCCCTAGTAGAATATTTAGATGAAGAAGACTGGCTTCGAGACATCGGCTGGACGAAAGATACCACTCCATTTAAGCTAGGGCTCCGTCTTTTGGAACCAGAAAAAGGGGAACAAGACTGGAAGCTGGAAACGTTGCTGAAAGATAAGAAAACAGAAGAATTATATGTGTGGGAGCAGGATAGCCTCCCTCCTTCTTATAAAAAATACAAAAAAGAAGTGAACCGCGGCTTCAAAAAGTGGCAGCAGCTGACTCCTTCTTTATTTTCAAATGGCCAGATCCGGTCCTATTTGACGGAAGAAGATGCATGGCGTTTTCTTGTAGAGGGCAGCGAAAGGCTGTTGGCAATCGGAAGCTTCATCTTCCTTCCGCCATGGTGGCAAGCTATTAAGGATTCCCGAATCAAGGTAAAAGCAAGAGTGAACGGATCCAAAAAGGGAGGAAACCACTCTCAGTCTTTTGTAGGTCTGCAGTCGTTAGTTAACTTTGAATGGCGCTTTTCCACCCGCAACACGGAGCTTTCCGAAGAGGAGTTCCTAGCGCTAGTGGAAGAAAACCGCCGTCTTGTACAGATTAAAGGCGAATGGGTTGTGCTTGATCCAGGGTTTATTGAAGAAATAAAGCGGATGATGAAGCATGCAGAAGAAAATGGGATCCGTATGGAAGACCTGTTGAAAAGCAATGCGGCTGGCATGGGTGGGGAAATTCCGGATGATGCCTCGCTGGATGCGGGGGCAAGTTATTCTATCCAGGATATCTCCTACGAGCTAACAGGATCTGCTGAGCGCTTGATTGAACAGCTTTATCAAGGCAAGGAAATTCCGCCATTTGATGTACCTGAGACATTTAAAGGCGAGCTCAGACCATACCAGGAGCAAGGTGCAGCATGGCTAACCTTTTTAAGGGATCACGGCTTTGGGGCTTGTCTTGCAGATGACATGGGACTTGGAAAGACTATCCAGCTGATTGCGTATTTCTTATCATGCAAGGAAAAAGAGCCAGAAGGTCCACCAGTTCTCATCATTTGCCCGACATCTGTTCTTGGAAACTGGCAAAAAGAACTGGAGAAATTCGCCCCAAGCTTGGATGTTATGTTGCATTACGGACCTAATCGTGGAAAAGGGTCTATTTTTCGAGAAGCCGTTTTAGATTCAGATGTCGTGTTGACCTCCTATGCCATTTCGCATCTGGATGAAGAGGAATTGGCAAGTATCGGCTGGCGCACCATCTGCTTGGATGAGGCGCAAAACATCAAGAACGCTGACACGAAGCAATCTCAAGCAGTGCGAAATTTAAGCGGTGGCCATCACATCGCGCTTACCGGTACCCCAATGGAAAACCGTTTGTCAGAGCTTTGGGCAATCTTTGATTTTATTAACCCTGGCTATTTGGGGTCACTTGGCTCCTTTCATAAGCAGTTTGTGTTGGCGATCGAGAAGGATCAGGACAAAAAGAAGATTCAACAATTGCAGATGCTCATTCAACCGTTCCTACTGCGCCGCACCAAGCAGGATGAACAGGTGGCACTGAACCTGCCAGCCAAGCAGGAGCAGAAGGAATATTGCCCGTTGACCATTGAGCAGGCTTCTATTTATGAACAGCTCGTAAAAGAAACCTTGGATAAGGTGGAAGAGTTGGGTGGGATTCAACGCCGCGGACTTGTGTTGAAAATGCTTGGCCAGTTGAAGCAGGTGTGTGATCACCCTGCTCTTTATCTGAAAGAGGAAACTCCAGAGAATCTCTTGATGCGCTCCAGTAAGATGGAAAAGCTGGTGGAGTTAGTGGAGCAGATTCGTTTACGCGGAGAAAGCTGCCTTATTTTCACCCAGTACATTTCCATGGGGAATATGATTATTGAGGCATTAGAATCCTCACTCGGGGAAAAAGGAAGATTTCTAAACGGCAGTGTCGTTAAAAAAAACCGCGATCAGCTGATTCAAGAATTCCAGGACGGCGAGTTTCATGTGCTGGTGCTTTCTTTGAAGGCCGGGGGCACCGGCTTAAACCTGACAGCAGCCAACCATGTTATCCATTATGACCGCTGGTGGAACCCGGCCGTGGAGAATCAGGCAACAGACAGAGCGTACCGGATCGGCCAGAGCAGATTTGTCCACGTTCATAAGTTTATTGCGACAGGCACGCTGGAGGAAAAAATCGATGCGATGATCGAATCCAAGCAGGCGCTGAACAATCAGATCATCACAAGCGAGGGTTGGATTACTGAACTTGATAATGAGGAATTAAGGGATTTGTTGACGTTGAGGTGATAAACTAAAAAAGCGCAGCACCCATCTACATAGATGAGTCTGCGCTTTTTTGTTTGCCCTCTTTACGATTCTTTTTAACGTAAGTAGAAAGAAATCCCGTAATAATCCCTTTCAGTCCGCCCATCCCATCCAGCCAAACATCTGCCCACTGCCCGCTGCGGTCTGGATGGTGGAATTGCAAAAATTCATCAAGCATTGCAATAACAAGGAGAATGGATAAACTGAAAGCAAACACTCTCCAATACTTTCTTCCTAGAGAACTGGCAAAGTACCGGACAAGCAAATAACCAAGAACACTATAAAAAAATAGATGAGCTCCTTTTCGAAAAAGGAATTCTACAAACTGATACCCTCCCATATTGTCCACACTCATTTTGTTATTCACATACGGAATCTCCACTCCCGCAAACACTGCAGCAATATGTTCCTCTGCCACAAGCATTCGCAAATATGGCCTGATATCCTGCTCAGCATAGGACATGGAAGACAAATAGAACAATATGACGGTCCAGCCAAAGGCCAGAAACAGATAGTATAGAATCCTCTTATTTCTCATATGAGCCACCACCGTAATTGAGTTAGAAGCTGAAAAAATCCACTTAATTACGGTGTGTCCTATCTAGGCATGCCTTATACCTTTCTACTCAAATTCTATTCTTACTGGTCACTCCATGTTTTGATTGCTTTAAACTTAGATAGGCCGTTTTCCCATTGTATTTGACAAAGATCCTTTGTAATAGCCCTTCCACTAATTTCTGGCAGACTTGTTCCGGGCATTCTAGCTTAAGGAACGCTTTACGCTGTCTGTACCAGGCATAAGAGGAGATATCAAGTTGGTAGCTTGGGAGGTTGATGGTTACCGAGATAATCCTTTTATCCTCGTATGAGCGAAAATGCAGTTCAACAGACTGGTTGGAACTTGTCGAAATGCAACGCCAATTTCCACTTTTAGTCGTTTCTTCCTTAGAAAGTTCCAATGCATCAAAGAAAGAGGATCTCGGTGCTGATGAGTAGTCATCCTTTGGTTCTCTTACATAAATATAATAATCTTGTCCTTCTTGAATCTGATCTTCCCTGCCTGGAAGGAAACTTACCGTAGTCAACTTAAAATCAGCCACATCCATCACTCCCTCTTTCATCCTAAACTCCTCCTTAGTATAGATAAATTTACTTTTTATAGAAAATATAGGTAATTAGACGATTTACGGTGTTTTTCTGGGTATTCTGCCCTATTCTCATTCATTCTCTTTCTTTTGCAAAATTCGACAATGTTCTATTTAAGAACATAAAAGAATATTGTTCTAGACGAGAACAACCACTTCTTCCCTTTTCCATTACGTTAAAAGAAATGCGGAAAAGAGGCAGGAGATATGATGAACAACACGTCCTTTTTAGCCAGAAACATTAAATCCCTTCGTAATCAAAAAAACTGGTCGCAACAAGATCTTGCTGATCGCCTTAACAGGGTTCACGGTACCATCAGCAAATGGGAAACGGAAAAAGAAGTGCCACCAATTGAAACACTCATTGAGCTGAGCAAACTATTTCAAGTTTCCATTGATTACTTGGTCGGAAACCACTACGAACAAGAACATTATGTAAAAGAATTCAACCAACTCTATCAAATCAAGCAAGCTGATGAAGAACTAATGCACATTGTTGACTATTTAAAACAACACCCAAACTTTAAGGATATCCTACATAAGTACATCAACCAAAGCATCTCAGATAGAAAATTGATGGAAGACATGATGAGTATCTACGTGAATAAATGAAATTGTTCAAAAAAAGCCAACCCTTAATAAGGCTGGCACCAAGGAATGGAGATCAAAGAGGCACATCTTCTCTCTAGAGGAACCAAGAGGGCTTATCCTCTGCTACATGCTGATAAGCGTAAAAAGAAAGGCAGCTTGTTTCCGCAAGTTGCCTTTTTTAATGAAAGGCTAAAGCAAAAATGGGAGGGGAGCCCTTTGCTTTATAGGTAAAATATAGATTACTTGTTACGTTGCTTGGTTATTGGGATGACCGCGCATGACTTTTAGCTACACTCCCACCTTTTCAGGCGTCTTCGGTTGTGTCGGAAAGTCTGGAAATTCAGATGTCCTTTGTGAGGAGTGGGTAGCAGGCGGCGGACCTTGGTGATGTTCCGGTTGCCTGTTTTCCTGCTGCGGAGGTTGGGACTGCTCCCAACTCTGCACCTCACTACGGACTTGGTTTGTACTCGAATCCAGCTTTTCTGGGTACGGTGGGATTGGTGGTGCAGAAGGTTTTTCTTCCTTCCTTTTTTCAAGAAACCGCACATTGTCCACCACCACATCGGTAACAAAAACTGTCGTCCCATCCTTGGATTCATATCGACTCGTTTGTATCCTACCAGTGACTGCCACCAGTGCGCCTTTTCGACAATAATTTGCCGTCGTTTCCGCCGTACCTCTCCACGCCGTACAAGAGACAAAGTCTGCCTCATAGACACCTTCCTGATTTTTGAAATTACGGTTAACAGCAAGCCTGAAGCTCGCAACAGGGGTTCCATCTGTGAGTTATAATTGATCTTGTCATAAAAAAAAGAAATTATTATTACATTTTTATAATTAAATTTTCATTTTATATATTTAAAGATGTCATAAATTGTTTAATTTATATTTAATAACGTCATAAAAAACTTAAAGTAAAACAGTAAGAATGTATTTGGCATTTAATTTATGTATGAAATGGCAGTATGATTTTTGTTATAAAACTTTGCATATTTTGTGGTCTTTTCATCTACTATTTATTCCATTTAAGCGCCAAAATGCCAAAGACTCGAATTTGAAATAATTATTATAAAATCTTCAATTAGAGCCCCCGTTGATGGAACTAATTTTTTTGAATTCTCCTTTTGCTTTTTCGATAATATCAATAATGAACGGTTCTTTTTGTTGGGTGTATGTTGATCTATCATACTTATATTTTGTAGCAAGTTCACCTTTTAGCAATGCGTATTCTTCTGCCACTTTAGGATAATTTCTAAGGTAATTACGAAACAACAGTTTCTCAACCCATTCTGTACTATGTATTTCACAAATATGTAAATGACAAGTACCTCTACCCCATAATCCCAAAAAATCTCCTGTCTGTTAATTCTGGTTTGGGAACATACTCAAATTCAATTTTACTCAAAGGAGAAACAAGGAATGATATGTTACTTAAATCTTCTATGCCTACCATAATATCAATGATCGGCTTTGCTTTGAAGTGCTTCCAATATGTTCAATTCCAGCTATTTTATCACCTATAGCTTCAGTAATTTTCTTTCTCTCATATTCAAATTGGTTTTCCCATTCTGAATTATACTCATTCAACTTTACAATTGTTTTTGTCATTACTTCTCCTCGCAAATAAATAGACTTATGAGTTAAGTTCTATGTGAAATGCCGGAAACCTACTTCGCGTTGAATATCTCAATTATGAAAAACATATTTATATTAGTTGAAAAATTATAGATATATGGAAATCTCTTTGTACTTGTTTGATTTTAAAATTCGATTATAGACAAAAACTCTGAGACTTAATGCGGCCTCTAACGCATTATTTACTTCCTCAAATGAAGGATTATATCCAGAATGTATAATTTTGTTCCTGATCTTATAACAGTATTTAAACCATTTTCCAACATCATTTCTTATGTTTAAAATATCCCAAGATCCTCCTATTCTCTTAGAAAACTCTCTTTTCACCATGCTAATAAAGTTAGTGTCTTCATGGAATTTTTCAATCTCCTCTAGCGTTAATTCTTCAATTTTTAAAAATTCACTCATTGTAGTCCTCAAGAAGGTTTCTATGCTAGTTTGGGTATTTATTATAGTTTCTTTATAGAATCCTTGCTTGAAATTTCTCTTTGCAGTTAACATTAATTCTTGAGAAAGAATAAAAGGGTTAATGCTATCTTTTACTACAACAGCATACTCTGCTACCTCGCTTTGGGTATTAAAATCTAAAAGTTCCTTCTTATGTTTAATGTTAAAATGCAACGTAAATAACCCATTTTCTATATGTTTGAAACTATTTCCTTCAATATTTACCTTTCTAAAAACACATACAGGTTCCAACATTTCTTTTGAAATTTTATAGACGTCATTATCTTTTTTCTTTATTAAATAGGCAATAATAAGATCATTTAGCCCCTCCAATAAAGTATTAAATATCTCGGATAAAACTTTCTCAGTCATATAATAATAAGTTGTAGCTGTAAAGAAGGACATTTCTACTCTTGTTTCATAATATTCAATTTCATGTGATGATACCAAACTCCCCCCCGTGTATTTTTTTTCGTTTATATGATTTGTTAGAGTGAAAGACAAAATTGAATCGTTTTCGGAAAATGATATGATTGAGTTGTCTTGAAAGGGTATCTGAAAAGGTAGAAAAACAGAAAATTGAATAAGATGTTTGATATTTTTCACACTGTACCTTTTCTCAAAGACGGGTAGATACTGTTGTAGAAAAATTTCTTCGTCTATTCTAAAGGGGGTTGTTTCCATGTATTTCATGCCTCCATAAATTTCTAGTATTCATAGCATAAAATTGCTCTTGAATAATCATCCTTATGGTAACGATTTTACCATAAACAACCAACGGTTTTATTCCCTAATTCCATTAAGTGGCCCTTAACATAAATAAAGAGCACAATTCTTGCTGCAGAATTGCGCCCGTTTCTTGAATAACAGATATCTTCACTGTTATAAAATCCCTTCATTTAATCTCTCTAATTCCTCATCAATTCTTACTAAATCTATCCTTTCAAAAAGTGGTTTAATTTCTTTAAGGGACAGGGATGAAATTTCAATTTCCTCCCATCTAAGTTCATTTAATCCTAACATTTCTTTAACATTTTCACTTGAAAAAGGAAGAAAAGGATTTAATAGCTGTGTAAGATTTGAAATTATATAGATACAATTTGCCATTGTATTATCACATAAGGGTTTTTCTTCTTTAATTTGAATCCATGGCTTCTGCTCATCAAAATATTTATTAGCATACCGGACAAATTCAAAGATATTCTCTAAGGATTTTTTAAAATGGGCATTCATAACTAGTGAGCCAACTTCTTTAT
This window of the Sutcliffiella horikoshii genome carries:
- a CDS encoding helix-turn-helix domain-containing protein, translated to MMNNTSFLARNIKSLRNQKNWSQQDLADRLNRVHGTISKWETEKEVPPIETLIELSKLFQVSIDYLVGNHYEQEHYVKEFNQLYQIKQADEELMHIVDYLKQHPNFKDILHKYINQSISDRKLMEDMMSIYVNK
- a CDS encoding DEAD/DEAH box helicase — its product is MINEALFAKSNYIEERNQFFLYVKIRSSVLPPSRFTPLLFTWHEGSFFGSVLEESTYDGISGIFLNPSDALELYANNTENSFIELEWCDQSEQYRLIAPTVADLLNERAFQPSFAAWQEGKLSFSLTKEGQEMIAQNPLLPSYAGKMEEWLDAIMKDWMERKEEGYLQTYWMDYTKDPRQLAAEGSLVEYLDEEDWLRDIGWTKDTTPFKLGLRLLEPEKGEQDWKLETLLKDKKTEELYVWEQDSLPPSYKKYKKEVNRGFKKWQQLTPSLFSNGQIRSYLTEEDAWRFLVEGSERLLAIGSFIFLPPWWQAIKDSRIKVKARVNGSKKGGNHSQSFVGLQSLVNFEWRFSTRNTELSEEEFLALVEENRRLVQIKGEWVVLDPGFIEEIKRMMKHAEENGIRMEDLLKSNAAGMGGEIPDDASLDAGASYSIQDISYELTGSAERLIEQLYQGKEIPPFDVPETFKGELRPYQEQGAAWLTFLRDHGFGACLADDMGLGKTIQLIAYFLSCKEKEPEGPPVLIICPTSVLGNWQKELEKFAPSLDVMLHYGPNRGKGSIFREAVLDSDVVLTSYAISHLDEEELASIGWRTICLDEAQNIKNADTKQSQAVRNLSGGHHIALTGTPMENRLSELWAIFDFINPGYLGSLGSFHKQFVLAIEKDQDKKKIQQLQMLIQPFLLRRTKQDEQVALNLPAKQEQKEYCPLTIEQASIYEQLVKETLDKVEELGGIQRRGLVLKMLGQLKQVCDHPALYLKEETPENLLMRSSKMEKLVELVEQIRLRGESCLIFTQYISMGNMIIEALESSLGEKGRFLNGSVVKKNRDQLIQEFQDGEFHVLVLSLKAGGTGLNLTAANHVIHYDRWWNPAVENQATDRAYRIGQSRFVHVHKFIATGTLEEKIDAMIESKQALNNQIITSEGWITELDNEELRDLLTLR
- a CDS encoding GrpB family protein codes for the protein MFRNYLRNYPKVAEEYALLKGELATKYKYDRSTYTQQKEPFIIDIIEKAKGEFKKISSINGGSN
- a CDS encoding VanZ family protein, which translates into the protein MRNKRILYYLFLAFGWTVILFYLSSMSYAEQDIRPYLRMLVAEEHIAAVFAGVEIPYVNNKMSVDNMGGYQFVEFLFRKGAHLFFYSVLGYLLVRYFASSLGRKYWRVFAFSLSILLVIAMLDEFLQFHHPDRSGQWADVWLDGMGGLKGIITGFLSTYVKKNRKEGKQKSADSSM